The Paralichthys olivaceus isolate ysfri-2021 chromosome 2, ASM2471397v2, whole genome shotgun sequence genomic interval atgatttattaaaaaaaaaaactgttttgtcatttccattgtaaataacatttatcCAGTGGATACTGTATGCATCAGCCTCATTAATTGGACGTCatatatagaataaaataataaatataataaaaagctTTAGTGGTTAAGTATTTAacattataatttatattttagttttccaGTGtctcatatatatttaattagGGACTCGACCAAAGCTACACGAATGAAGCAGAAGAAAAGCTAAATAGAGAGATTAAGGATTACTGCAACACTTTCTGTGGGCAGTAAGTGTTCTGTTAAACTCATATAGGTTGTCAGCAACTTTAGATAGCACACTTGTGATaaggtaaatggttgtatttatatagtgcttttctagtcttgaagaccactcaaagcgctttacactacagttttccattcaccgattcatacagtgcttctatagctagcactttttttgatgttgtattgggcagttttggggtttagtatcttgcccaaggacactttggcatgcagatgggaagactggggattgaacttccgaccttctggttggaggacgaccactcaaccccctcagccacagccaccccataacataacataacagcATTGCATTTGTTCCGAGATCATCTGCTTTTCGATAAGGTTCTAAACAATGACCACTGATTGATGGATTACATAATTTACGATGTCCCCATTGATATTATAAAACTGATGACCATGATAACCTCACTTTGCACCAGGATCTAACTAATTCCTCTTCTTTGTATAGACTTCTTTCTTGTTCCAcaatttattgttatttatttttatgcatCTTTGAAACTACCACTATCTTTGAATACATTAATAGGTGTCTTTAGTAAAGCTACTCCACTTACAATAATTCATATATTCTCAgtgttattttctgttatattCACAGTGTTATCATATGTTATATCATGTTATATTGACATGTCATATCTCCACGTGATTATTATTTCACTTGCCTCAGCATGCATGAGTCCACTGAATGGATTTATGACCACTTTTACATAATAATCACCAAAGTTGCCAGAGTGCTCCATTTATCTGAAGGTTATTGACGAAAGTCGATGGAGCCCAATTAGCTCATAAATAGTTACAACCTAAtatccctttggggatgaataaagtaatgtATCTATCTTTCCACAGTTGAATAGACAACATCTAAACAAGCCAACAAGACTAAGACTCTGATCAACTACACTTGATATAAGCTTTCAATACTTGGTGCTGTTAGCATATGTTAATAGGCATTCAAAAAGTATTGATACCCTCGCTCCACTCATACAGCATGGCCAAAGCTCGTGCTTTGCCAAAGGTCCTGCCAACCTCTCTAAAGagtggttgatgcacttattgtaagtcgctttggataactgcgtcagctaaatgaaatgtaatgtaatgtaaaagaGTGAGCTTTTGATTCCAGTCCTCAGAGCACAAAGTTGGTTGATTTACCCCAAAAGTTTACATTGCAAGCAAGTTAACACAAAAGTGCTTGATTTTCATTGTACAACTTTAGTCAAAGCTTCAACCAAGTGCTTTACTGGAATCAAAGGCATGTCAATTAAAAGGTTATTGCGTCCATAACTCAATAAGCAATAACTAACTGATAATAAGTATATGATCTGCCAGGATTCTGGTTACTTGCATCTACATGAATACTATTTGTAACAGAGGCTAAAGGACAACAAGTGTTATCTAATCATGCAGGTTCTATGAAAATTCTATATTCTGATTCTTAGTTGCTGAGACATACAGTGCTTTCATGTTTCTTTGATCCTCCTCCTACTTTGAACATTTTGTGGAATCTGCAGATAATTTGGGGGGAAAATGACACATACAGTGGTGTCCAAAAGTCTGAGATTCAGGGAAATTGGTCTCGGACCCTGTTGTATATAATGACATTGGTCTGATTGTTTGGTTAAATTAGCTTTATTAATATCACCACACCATTGTGAGTGTGACTACATCTACATTTTATCTCTAGGAAGATTCCAGTTCAGATTCTGACTGATTGTGCCGGCTGTGACTGACCTTACCCCCCACTGTCTGCAATGCTCTAACAGTTGTGTAGtccgtgtgtgagtgtgtgtgtgttgtaaggGGTGTGATCAAAGTTCATTTGTTGGGGGCAACTCAATCCAAGTGTTAATGAGAGGGGGTGAATATGTGACTGTGTAAGGAGGGGGATTTATCACCTCTATcacttgttctgtgtgtgtgtgtgtgtgtgcgtgcgtgcgtgcgtgcgtgcatgcgtgcgtgcgtgtgtgcgtgtgtgtgtgtgtgtgtgtgtgtgtgtgtgtgtgtgtgtataatataaCAGGATGAGATGACAGGAGTATTGCCTGATTGGGGTATATTCAGTGTAAACGCAGGGTATGTCTCAGCCCTGCAATACTTCTCATTCATTCTACAAGTggaatgctaacatgctcaggACAATGGTAATATTCTGATGTGTAACAGGTATGATATATACCATGTTCACCTTTTATTACCTCTAAACACAGAGTGCAGCTGAGGGGGTGATTTAGTCATTTGGGCAGAAGTGTTGGACttggaaataataaaaagatgtaATTTTCATTGCAATACTTGTGTAACTGTATCACCCAGAGAAGTCCCATCATCAATCATCATTTCAGAAGTAAAGTGTCAAATTTAAATCATTGATTCTGAATTTGATTTGCAGTGATTTACAGTAttcaacacaatgaaaacaaaaaattaaagGAGTGCCAGTCCTCTCCCATGTTTACGACTCTGTTCCATTGAAGGACAGTGTTCCATCTGTCCTGTAACTACACCATtaattattacaattattatcttccacattgattttattgcctGGACTGTAATCACTAACATGATAAATATGGTTTGGTGATGGAATTTACCAAGTAATGACCAAAATTGTTTGTATGGGTTGGAGTAACGAGGCGCAGTGAAAGTGTAAGCAGTTTTTAATGAATGTATGTTGCAGGAAATTCAATTTTACAGAGCCTGACAACTGAATTATTGAACAAAACTATGATGATAGAGACTAACAAAGTTTACGTCTTATTTCTTAACATTGTTGTTATAATTGCTATAGTCTCAGTAATGTATCAGGTCAAAATGCATCTAGGATTCTTTGATTAGGCAGGTTTAAACATTAACATATCAGATGTGCACAACCTTAATTGAACCTTGAAGAGATTAGGATGAGTCAAAGCAGACAAACATCCCTGACTTGATCAACAGAGAAagtaaaagttgaaaaaaatgCTATTTCACTAAATGTTGAATGCATATTTATGTATATGAAGCGTTTCACTTCAATAATCCATGAGTATCATTTCACTAACTAATACATTACCAAACACCAGCTGTATTTCTTTTGATTTAAGTAAAACCCCAAAATGAGCTTCCAAAAACTGCATTGAATGATTGTTCTCTAGTAAATCCACTACCAGTGAGTTGCATGagagatatacagtatgtgcaccATCACCACAGAAGTCATTTGTGATATGATGACAAATAGTGCTATCTAGTGGCTGCAGGTCATGTTACAAAAAGTACATTTGTTACATGTAAGCATCTGTAACCTTTTTTCAGAGATGGTTGGCATACTCCTCTCCAGTGTCTGCAGTGATGATCGTTTTTGTGCGCTGAGTTTGCACAGACGCATATAAATCAGACATGGTGGAGACGGCATCTGTGTTGCCTCCATCTTCTTTCTCTGGTTCCAGGGCCATCTCAGTCTCTGACTGAGCTACATCTGAGTACATCTTTATCTGTGGAGAGCTGCGGCCAGACTGTGATCTCGGGGGTTTCAGACTCAGATTAGCATAGCAGTCCTGAGGTTTGGTCTGGAGGGAGAGACAAATAACTCATATAAAGACATGTCAGATATATATCATCtaaaatcaaaaatgttgtgttgtgtatataCTCGCAATGCAGCTGGTCTGTCTTTAGTCTAATTTGGGAAGTAACCAACAAGCTGGGGAAGGCCATTAACAttatgacatatatatatatacatatatatatatattgtaatggaaaacttgcatatgaactttgcttgaactctttcctatgtctgatcaatgctcgtgtgctgtgttcaacaatagctcatatagaaacacaattgTGCTCCCCAAAAGGGACTGCAAGGCATACATGCAGACGGACGTTTTCATAACTAGACAGACACCTTTTACTGTTTTACCCTTAACTATCCAATGCCAtgactgttgctatgcacttggcagatgtaacctcagagttcatgtcctttcttgatgatgatcctcttgCTGACCCTGATCTGGGCAGTAGCAAACTTCTTCTTTCAAACAGAAGCAAGAGCAGACAGCTTCTTGTTTCAACTAGactacaggtggcttcagtttttcatgctattactcagaaacagttgtctcttatgtttcctgtttacctgactgttaaaaaccttcttctttccctattcggggttgttccactctgagcattcatgctgagtgtgaaaccctctgcagagctctatTAAAGACCCAAAGATAACTctggtctgagaaactctttatttcacatctcgagataaatttccatcacaatacatatatatatatctagaaAGGCAAAAAAGGAACATGTATGTTTGGAaaaatatgtgtaaaaaaatCCCTAAAGCTGCTCTTGAGTGCAATAGTACATTTTGATGCAAAGAGGGAAATAAACCTGGGCACCCctgctttttcatatttttcacaGCAAGAGTgccttttttttagtttatttacattttcttgtgATAGATGCGTGTTTTAAAAACTTTCCTGGTAGTCCCAGTTTCACTGACTTTAAAGTACAAAATTTGTATCATACATTTCTGGTGCCCATATATTGCAACAAATGTTCCTCAAGTTAAAACTATTTGCATCGTCCTACACAAGTTGGTGGTAATTCAGCCACATCATTATGGGCACAGGGAACTTTCACAGTGAACTTTTAAGCAAATTCAAATCCAAAATCATCATctcttattttttaaaaggttattttttcctgttgcacttccatttattttttctgctgcttctctttacCCCATATGAAGATGGAAAAGTGTTGCTGCGAGGGCTAGTGATGTGAATAGCAGTTGCAGAGCATGATGAGAAAAAGTAGTAAGGGTTTAATTTTTTGTAAAAGCAATTAAGGACTGAACCTGTGACTTAAGCTTAGAACTCACTCTCTGTTCGTCCCTCACAGATGAGTGTTGAGGATTATCATCTCTGAACGAAGGCACATCTATGGAAAACATCATCATACTGTTAGCAGATGCTAATgtgtaaaagacaaagacacacaaatgcattaagacatacacatgctcacacacaatGTACCTGTACTTGTTTGCATGAAGTTTATGTTTCCATAAATAGGATTTTCTTCCATCTGCCTCTGACCCCGACTTAAGATTGATATGCAGAGAGGagatatgttgtttttaatctccAGTTTGGTGATGAGTTCTCAACATTCAGGTCATTTCATGATTTGCTTTACATACCTCTTTCTTTGACATGTCCCTTTTCCTGGGGAACAATACATTCACCGTCAAATacagacatttgttttaacaggatttttaaaaagcaaataataaaattaCCTGAGCAACATTGTGATACACAGCAGAAAATATTCACAGATAGTGAGAATACCAGCATTGCACCAAGAACTCCAAACAGCACCAGTCCCATAGGGGGTGAACAAAACAATTTGTTCAACtctggagaaaaagagagaaagaggtgtaTTTATTATGGGCCATTTGACATTATTAAATATCCTCCTGACATGAGTGCAGGTCACATATTTCACAATGAATATGAACAAAatcacattttgtgtgtgtgtatgtgtttgtatgtaacACATCCAGTTATCAGCTGCCAGTGCAGTCAGTGTGACAAACTCAATCCACTCAGTGAGAGATTTTGTAAATGTGAAGCTGCATTTGGCCCAGGGCTGGAATACGTTCACTAAGGACCAAAGCTCCTTCATCCAGTTATTGAGACTGGGATTGATTCAActgggtgtttgtttgttttgaaactCAAAGGATCAGATAGAAGTGCCCTTGCAGtgaacagttttattattaaattataatttttataagccttaaagatacagtgtgtagaattttgtgatatctagtgttgaaattacatgttgcagctgaacacccctcacctcaccctctccttccaaaagtgaaaagaaactgtggaagcctttaattttcatagaaactcaaaaggtgtttagtttgtccagtctggactaatgtaaaaaacatggctcctatgtttaaatataaagagtattttctagagtaaagaaaactacaattcatacaatttagatgaaactaactagtgacaacatcatgaggattattctacattaaatttctgccaaaagttccctttcacctaaatcttacacactggacctttaaatgagaTTTGCAAAAAATAACCATTATACATAATAGATGCAGTGTAGAGTTCCTGACAGTTTCCATCCCTGTTGGGAAAACAAGACACCAGAGTAAATCATGGGAAAAAGCCAAGTAGCAGTTCCCTTGAGCAAAAGAGTTCCACTTTCTTCAGTGGATCTACTCAAGCATCAAAAGCAGAAGATGTGGTTTTCCTCAGGCACTTAAATGCATGAATATGTGAAGTGTGCACACGGTTTTTGGTGCAAGAATACATTCTCAGCAAAGCATGCTGGATAAGTTTCCTACACCGCAACACGTTTGCAGAACCATGTTGCACACTGTGGTAGATTAATGTTTCACTGATTCTATAGCATGCCTGAGTAAAAAAAGTATTCAGTCAATGCACTATTTATTTACCACAGAATCAATTGAAAGATGTCTTATACAACATAGAAATGTTCACTATCAGCTTGACATGATTTCTTTGGTATCTTAAAATTCTTCAATTTAGTTTAAAGTTACAGTTTAAAGTTGTACGGACATGTTGGTTTTAATATTTGAGGTTAAACATGctaaaatgattaaattattGTAGTTTAGTAGCATGTCAATATATAGAATAGCTGACATTCTACAAACCCTACCTGTGATTGTCttttcagatgaaaacacaggtAAACAGGTAAACACAGGTAAAACCATGACCTGACattaaagcctagtttatgcttctgcgtcacgtctacgccgtacctacgccgtaggtcgttgagcattcgaagttctgcgtcgagggaacgcgttgctctgcaattcaccgccatgccgctagggggtgtagcggtgtgtttgtgtggttatagccgaatcctcgctttttcttccgtaaagtaaacaacagtaaacaatggcgaccgaggtggagcagctgtttttgttgttggagctcatcaatattgaagaacaaatgcttatattgcaaatgttgaagcgcaagctacaaagaaaacgtttgcggagttggtttttacgacgaggaagaaagaccggaaaagcaactgccggaacttacgttctgagcggaccaatcacagcgcttacggtccgcgtcgacgtacgcgtagttaggatttttgggaggcgcacgtcaggctacagcctagtttatgcttctgcgtcacgtcgacgccgtagctacggcgtaggtacggcgtagacgcagacccctacgccgtagcctgacgtgcgcctcccaaaaatcctaactacgcgtacgtcgacgcggaccgtaagcgctgtgattggtccgctcagaacgtaagttccggcagttgcttttccggtctttcttcctcgtcgtaaaaaccaactccgcaaacgttttctttgtagcttgcgcttcaacatttgcaatataagcatttgttcttcaatattgatgagctccaa includes:
- the LOC109629380 gene encoding signaling threshold-regulating transmembrane adapter 1-like isoform X2; this encodes MGLVLFGVLGAMLVFSLSVNIFCCVSQCCSGKGTCQRKSRGQRQMEENPIYGNINFMQTSTDVPSFRDDNPQHSSVRDEQRTKPQDCYANLSLKPPRSQSGRSSPQIKMYSDVAQSETEMALEPEKEDGGNTDAVSTMSDLYASVQTQRTKTIITADTGEEYANHL
- the LOC109629380 gene encoding signaling threshold-regulating transmembrane adapter 1-like isoform X1, whose translation is MANDNVTLPSELNKLFCSPPMGLVLFGVLGAMLVFSLSVNIFCCVSQCCSGKGTCQRKSRGQRQMEENPIYGNINFMQTSTDVPSFRDDNPQHSSVRDEQRTKPQDCYANLSLKPPRSQSGRSSPQIKMYSDVAQSETEMALEPEKEDGGNTDAVSTMSDLYASVQTQRTKTIITADTGEEYANHL